The following proteins are encoded in a genomic region of Diadema setosum chromosome 18, eeDiaSeto1, whole genome shotgun sequence:
- the LOC140241452 gene encoding uncharacterized protein produces MLLCAAPSCRRRDEAEREATRQNAARVAKKPARIIYQYNKADREVIKERCNVLANHYFNREPDHVTVEENWLFFKTSLLEIMKSIPQQKSITKPSYPFITRHLTREMNKRDRLYKRAKRTRSPQDWETYKRKRNAVQRMTDQAHSHFLNDVIGDSLTTDPKKFWRYVKSQRRESAGIPILKVDDKYYSTDIEKSDALNAQFSSVCTRENSHQLPDKGPSPYDSIENLEIRESGILKQLKELNTTKASGPDGIPARMLHDYAEELSPIITHLFQQSYETDEIPQDWKKARVTSIYKSGNKSVTITNDLSWGVHTQKTQAKASRTLGIIRRTLGKCDKKVKVAAYNQLVRPQLEYATCTWNPHTQKDTQMLENIQRQAARFVFHDYSRESSVTSMLSSLGWDTLQHRRILHQSEMLYKIHYGFVNIAMPEEIRIAHNNTRKHNLSYLQPYSRVNCHLYSFYPRAIRIWNTLPAKVVTSGTLMTFRSAALPVIRQMAPPPTLKML; encoded by the exons ATGCTACTGTGTGCCGCGCCGTCATGCCGCAGACGAGACGAGGCCGAGCGAGAGGCGACGCGACAGAATGCAGCTAGAGTTGCG AAGAAACCAGCCAGGATCATTTATCAGTATAACAAGGCTGACCGTGAAGTTATCAAGGAAAGATGCAATGTCCTGGCCAATCATTACTTCAACAGGGAACCCGATCATGTAACAGTTGAAGAGAACTGGCTGTTCTTCAAGACATCTCTTTTAGAGATCATGAAGAGTATCCCTCAACAGAAGTCTATAACCAAACCCAGCTATCCATTCATCACACGCCACCTAACCCGTGAAATGAACAAGAGGGATAGGCTGTATAAACGTGCAAAGCGGACACGATCTCCCCAAGACTGGGAAACCTACAAAAGGAAGAGGAATGCAGTACAACGTATGACAGACCAAGCTCACAGTCACTTCCTTAACGATGTTATCGGAGACAGCCTAACAACTGACCCAAAGAAGTTTTGGAGGTATGTGAAGTCTCAGAGGAGAGAATCTGCTGGCATACCAATCCTCAAAGTCGATGACAAATACTACTCCACTGATATAGAGAAATCAGATGCACTAAATGCTCAATTCTCATCAGTGTGCACCAGAGAGAACTCTCATCAACTTCCTGATAAAGGTCCTTCTCCATATGACTCAATCGAAAATCTCGAAATCAGGGAATCGGGCATTCTGAAACAGCTGAAGGAACTGAATACCACCAAAGCAAGTGGACCAGATGGAATACCAGCCAGAATGTTACACGACTATGCTGAAGAGCTGTCGCCCATCATCACACACCTCTTCCAACAATCCTATGAAACTGATGAGATACCCCAAGACTGGAAAAAAGCCAGGGTTACCAGTATCTACAAATCTGGCAACAAAA GTGTCACAATTACCAACGACCTGAGTTGGGgtgtacacacacagaaaacCCAGGCTAAGGCCTCCAGAACCCTTGGCATCATTCGGAGAACCCTAGGCAAATGTGACAAGAAGGTGAAGGTAGCTGCATATAACCAACTCGTCAGACCTCAGCTTGAGTACGCAACCTGCACCTGGAACCCACATACCCAGAAAGACACCCAGATGTTAGAAAACATCCAGCGCCAAGCAGCCAGATTCGTGTTCCATGATTACTCAAGGGAATCCAGTGTCACCTCTATGCTCTCTTCTCTCGGCTGGGATACACTACAGCATCGTCGCATCCTCCATCAAAGCGAGATGTTGTACAAGATCCACTATGGTTTTGTCAACATAGCCATGCCAGAAGAAATCAGGATAGCACACAATAACACAAGGAAACACAACCTGTCATACCTCCAACCATACTCCAGAGTCAACTGCCACCTCTACAGTTTTTACCCCAGAGCCATAAGAATTTGGAACACTCTCCCTGCCAAAGTAGTAACATCAGGTACTTTGATGACCTTTAGGAGTGCAGCCCTCCCTGTCATTAGACAGATGGCGCCGCCCCCTACTCTTAAGATGCTGTAA
- the LOC140241861 gene encoding PRELI domain-containing protein 1, mitochondrial-like, whose protein sequence is MKYFTSATIFKNSWDQVTSAFWQKYPGPYSKHVLSEDVVARHVGADSKLYSIRLLTKTNRMPKWGSFIFGNYSRFVSIVEESIVDPKARTLTTYTRNIGYTNFMVLEEKCVFKPSQDNHSWTELHRSIWVNSSLYGVSRALMAFGVERYKANMAKSNKALQHIIDKLYMPETVQDTLPQEMSKLRNQATAKAQDMAAQARGVVQ, encoded by the exons ATGAAGTACTTCACTTCAGCAACCATCTTCAAAAACTCATGGGACCAAGTTACATCAGCATTCTGGCAAAAGTATCCAGGACCATACAG TAAGCATGTTCTGTCTGAAGACGTAGTCGCACGCCATGTGGGGGCAGACTCCAAGCTGTACAGCATAAGGCTTCTGACCAAGACCAATCGAATGCCGAAATGGGGCAGCTTCATCTTTGGGAATTACTCCAGATTTGTATCCATTGTTGAAGAGAGCATTGTGGATCCAAAGGCCAGAACATTGACTACCTACACCAGAAACATTGGCTATACAAACTTCATG GTATTGGAGGAGAAGTGTGTGTTCAAGCCATCACAGGACAATCACAGCTGGACAGAGCTTCACAGGTCCATCTGGGTCAACTCCAGCCTCTACGGTGTCTCCCGAGCCCTCATGGCCTTTGGGGTCGAGCGCTACAAGGCCAACATGGCCAAGTCGAACAAAGCGCTGCAGCACATCATTGATAAGCTCTACATGCCAGAGACTGTCCAAGACACACTACCTCAGGAGATGTCCAAACTCAGGAACCAGGCAACGGCCAAAGCCCAGGACATGGCGGCCCAGGCCCGTGGGGTGGTCCAGTGA